Genomic segment of Malus domestica chromosome 15, GDT2T_hap1:
TCAAATTAATTTGCATAGGAGCCCATGATTGACGGGTCAAGCATATGGACCGACTTTTATGGGCCGTATTCTTGGGCCTTAAGGACAGCTCAGGGACTGATTTGATCATGGCCGTTTGATTTAGGGGCCGAGCTAGTGGATACATGAAACTGTGACGCAATAGTAGTGTTGGAATCGGCTTCTGATATTGGAGGTTAATTCAGAAATGCCCAATTGCGCACTGTCCACCTGCATATATGCATCcataatattattaattatttatttatgttttacaaataaaaaatgagaagaaaattaTTATGCTAATTAACATGTTACCAGCCATTGCTGTTTATGATATTCTGAGCCCTAGGGCTTGTTTCAGACTTCAGTACCTGTGCCGTCCTTTGTTCTGGTCACCGGAAAAGAGCTGGATTTCTGTAATTTTCTTCTCGATATGAGTTGTGCTAGAAAAGTTGCTTATACGCGCAACAATAACATCATAAAAAGagtattacacacacacacacacacacacacatatatatatatatagtgccAGGCTGATGCAATTTGACTTCTTGTGTGCTTTCCAGTAAGCTTCAATCTCCTCCTTGATGAGTGATTGATTCCTCTTGCGCACACGTAATCTCCTGAAGAATTAAAGATTATTGCGACCCACAATTAAGTGAAATATATAATCGAACACATGGATTAATTCCAGAATAAGCTACAAATTAATACAAGTAAcaggattaggattaggattaAATACGTGGCTTGAACTTTATTAGGACAGGTGAGTCCCGTACTGCCATGAGTGAACCCACTTCTCTTCAAATTGCTTTAACTAAACACAAATGAATAGATGATCATATATCTCTACAAATACGATCTTCAGTTCAGTTCCTCACTTTCTGTAAATTTATTGACAAGttaatcttatatatatatagatacatacatatatacatggtTGCCTTACATATATTTTCCTTCGTtcttaccccccccccccccaaaaaaaaattgcaaaagtaATATCTTGCAAGCTAGCTAGACGCTACGTTAATAAGACTGATTTATCCACTAAGTTAACCTTTTGCGGATGAATGTTGTACGTAATACTGGCGGCAGCCCGCAGGTTTTAGATATAAGCCAGCAATACAATACTCGAGTATTTTGGACATGTATCACATGGATTTGATCCTCGCcagatcttctttgtgaggatccgaTGATCCTTTAATCCTGTCttttcatcgtacatcatacggtcaaaaaatatttaaaattatattatttaaaattaaacacaaacaatatTTAACGAAAATTGACCGCACAATATACAATAAATAGACATAATTAAAAGATCCCcagatcctcacaaaaaggataTGGCGAGGATCCTAGCTCATTTctttataaaaagagaaagagtaaaaaaaaaaaaaggagagacaaaataggaggggagagaatcctagtaCAAGAAAGCCATTAGTTGTCAGAGTTATCAGCTTCATTAGCTAGCTGCTGATCAGCTGGAGGATGCAAGCCATAACCAGATTAATGGGCTTCATTTCTTTTGGAAGGTCTCAACGTAGTACGTGCATGCATCATGCATGCTGTcgttcattttaattttttttttctttaaagtaTTTTACATTAATTGCTATTTCTTTTCTTATGCATTGGGTCTGATTTCAAACCAGGGCTCCAAAGATTCTCCGCATCTTGAGTTTGTCATCTTCGTCGATTGTTCAATGTTGTGGCTCATAAATTGACCaagttggttttattttttaatttcttttatagTTGATTTGAGGAGCTTTTAGATATAATCTAGAGAGCTCTCCCTATAAATTgtatttatttgaataaaatcCCTATTGTTTTGTctcaaaatattatttgaaaacatttaatttatttatttccaTCTTAAATCTTAAGGGGACCCGTTCATGATACTCTTGAAATTTACGGCATGATTATTACTTGATTAGTCTAGACGTTTTTGGAGATTAATTTGGGGCAACGAACTCGAACAATTTGTAATATATTGTACAAACATTTATATAAAAGGTGGTGATCGATTGCTTTGAAACATGGCCAGATCAAGAGAAAGAAATTGAAttgatgtatatatatttgtacacTCAATGAAAGAATGTTTAAATTAATACATGAGATCAACAACTTTGCAATCAAATATTTATAAAACTATACATATATTTCCACACAAGAAGATTAAAGAATCAATTCTTGGGGGGAAATGCCTTCTTCTTGAAACTGGTAGGCGCTGCCCTAATCCAAGCTTTGCCGTCAATGGAGTCCTTAGTTATGAAAGGTGCAGCTTCTTCACTCGTTAGGACTCGTGACCAGTCAACTCTTTTTGATGTCACAGCTCCAGGTCCAGAACATTTGTATTGTCCATAGTAAACAGAACTGCATATACATCAATTTaaacaaaattagaaattgAGCCAacgtaaataaaaaaataaaataaaaagattacAAAATTAAGGACAAAAAAAGAAGCCATTATTAGCAATGGAAAATAGTCATCATATAAACGGAGGAGCACCTGGTCATAATTGTGGAATACTAATAAAATTTATCGTTAGAGTTACCTTAATTGGTCGGCTGAGTTACCCCAGTCGTTCCAACCCTGAGGGAGTATGATATTAGGCATGTAAGTGAAGGCAAAAATGACTCTGGAATAGACACCCCATGGTCTTCCTAACACTGCCGTTTTGACGCCAGTGATCTTGCACCCAAAGAAAAAGAACCCAGTGTCCTCTGAAGGTGACATCCTCCTTTGGGCTGTTATGGCTCCTCCTCCATTCGAAATCGAATGCAAATGGCACTTCtggaaaatttaattaatttattcatCAATTGAAGCCCAAACATATGAATTAGCACCATACTAATTAATCCTCGAGAAATCATTGAGCTGATGGTCCTAACATCACATGCATGTTACTAGCTACTAATCcgcatattataatatatagatAGATCAAGTGTATCATGAACATATTGATAACAACATGAACATATTGATAACAACACGCGTGATAGTGTGATGGTTTAGACCGAAACAATAaaatcaataattttcaaaaaccAAAACGCTAACAATATTGTTTTCTTCTATAAGTTACCTCAAAAAAAGAAGCACCATTTCCACATATAAAATCAGTGGCTCCTTCAATATAACAGTTGTTGTAGTAGTGCCTGCCGGTATCGTCAAGTAGGGTATCTTGGTAAGACAAAATTCTGCACACATAAAATGCTGCTCTATCCCCTGAGGCCCTCAGCGCCACTGCTTTACCACCGCTTCCATAAGTGTTCTGCAATGAATTCAGCAATTAAAATTATTAGATTCAAGCGTATATATGCATGGACATGCATGTGAAACGTACTATAtacgtacacacacacacacacatataaatatatgtacCTGAATTGTGAGGTAGCGCCCTATAAAATCCGAAGCCAACACAGAGAAAGTTGCAGATTCAAATATATCTCCGCTGTCGTTCCACGTAATTATAGTGTCAACTGCCTTTGTGCCACTTATTGTAATAAAGGGTTTGTCCGCGGGGACAGTAATTTTTTCTTTGTAGACTCCAGGCTTAACCCTAATGAACACAAGATCGACGTTATTCGACGGCACCGCGTCGATGGCATCTTGTATTTTCTCGTAATCGCCTTTCCCAGACTGATCCACGGTTATTAGAATTGCCGTGGACCCCTGAGTTGTTTCTGCTTCTGCTTGAGAAAGCGCCAGAAGAACATACAATGAAGCCATGACAAAGAAGCACTTGGTCTTCATAGAAGTACCACAAACAGCCACCATGGTCGAAATTGGAAGTTTTTGGCTCAAATACTCTTAAAAATTCAATGAATATATGCGTAAGTTGAAATGAATATTGAAGAACGTGGATTGAAATTTGAATGTTGAAGAAGATGGATGGACGTTGATTGTTATATAGTAGTTACAGCTGGATCCCAAGGGAGGTGGGGCCGTTTTCTTGATAATAAAGAGTTTGAAGAATTATTTTACGTAAACGTGTGGAGGATAATTGTAA
This window contains:
- the LOC103450469 gene encoding putative pectinesterase 11, with the translated sequence MVAVCGTSMKTKCFFVMASLYVLLALSQAEAETTQGSTAILITVDQSGKGDYEKIQDAIDAVPSNNVDLVFIRVKPGVYKEKITVPADKPFITISGTKAVDTIITWNDSGDIFESATFSVLASDFIGRYLTIQNTYGSGGKAVALRASGDRAAFYVCRILSYQDTLLDDTGRHYYNNCYIEGATDFICGNGASFFEKCHLHSISNGGGAITAQRRMSPSEDTGFFFFGCKITGVKTAVLGRPWGVYSRVIFAFTYMPNIILPQGWNDWGNSADQLSSVYYGQYKCSGPGAVTSKRVDWSRVLTSEEAAPFITKDSIDGKAWIRAAPTSFKKKAFPPKN